The sequence GATAAAACAAAACATAGAGCTTATGAATTTAAAGGACTCTGTTGAAATCGCACCTTTGGTTACATTAATCGATGGCAGTAGATTTACAGATATTATGAAATCGGTAAAAAACTATGCATTGAGACAAATAGAGGATGCTGAGATTATGGTTATCAATAAAATTGATTTAATAAAGCCTATTGAAGTACCTATAATTG comes from Methanocalculus natronophilus and encodes:
- a CDS encoding GTP-binding protein, with translation TITELYNSFSPDYLLVEPSGIAFPNMIKQNIELMNLKDSVEIAPLVTLIDGSRFTDIMKSVKNYALRQIEDAEIMVINKIDLIKPIEVPII